The following coding sequences lie in one Miscanthus floridulus cultivar M001 chromosome 9, ASM1932011v1, whole genome shotgun sequence genomic window:
- the LOC136481954 gene encoding xylanase inhibitor protein 1-like: MASRRCPRQVDVALLAVAFVVVACLAAGPALAKQTNQVTVFWGQNKDEGSLQEACDTRLYTTVIISFYSVFGQGRYWRGDLSGHQLSGVGADIKHCQSRGILVLLSIGGGGHDYSLPSSQSAADVADNLWNAHLGGAHLGVYRPFGDAAVDGIDFYIHNGGAADQYDELARRLAQRGVRLTASPRCGCPDLRVDRALQTGLFERIHVRFYGDDKCSFKNGSTWGVVEGWNNWTARYPKTEVYVGLAAAESGVPDGAQGTIAVYLKYLYYLLLPEVQKAGNYGGVMVWDRYEDKKTGYSGVVKGWA; encoded by the coding sequence ATGGCGTCCCGAAGGTGTCCACGCCAAGTGGATGTGGCGCTCCTCGCCGTCGCATTCGTGGTCGTCGCTTGCCTCGCCGCCGGCCCGGCCTTGGCGAAGCAGACGAATCAGGTGACCGTCTTCTGGGGCCAGAACAAGGACGAGGGGTCGCTGCAGGAGGCCTGCGACACGAGGCTCTACACCACCGTCATCATCTCCTTCTACAGCGTGTTCGGCCAGGGGCGCTACTGGCGGGGCGACCTGTCGGGCCACCAGCTGAGCGGCGTCGGCGCCGACATCAAGCACTGCCAGTCCAGAGGCATCCTCGTGCTCCTctccatcggcggcggcggccacgactACTCGCTCCCGTCCTCCCAGTCCGCGGCGGACGTCGCCGACAACCTGTGGAACGCGCACCTCGGCGGGGCGCACCTCGGCGTGTACCGCCCGTTCGGCGACGCCGCCGTGGACGGTATCGACTTCTACATCCACAACGGCGGGGCCGCCGACCAATACGACGAGCTGGCGCGCCGCCTTGCGCAGAGGGGGGTGCGGCTCACGGCGTCGCCGCGGTGCGGGTGCCCCGACCTGCGCGTCGACCGGGCGCTGCAGACGGGGCTGTTCGAGCGCATCCACGTCAGGTTCTACGGCGACGACAAGTGCTCCTTCAAGAATGGCAGCACCTGGGGCGTCGTGGAGGGGTGGAACAACTGGACGGCCAGGTACCCCAAGACGGAGGTGTACGTCGGCCTCGCCGCGGCAGAGAGCGGCGTGCCGGATGGGGCGCAGGGCACCATCGCGGTCTACCTCAAGTATCTCTACTACCTCCTGCTGCCCGAGGTGCAGAAGGCGGGCAACTATGGCGGGGTCATGGTCTGGGACAGGTACGAGGACAAGAAGACCGGCTACAGCGGCGTCGTCAAGGGCTGGGCGTGA
- the LOC136483736 gene encoding uncharacterized protein isoform X1: MSAGAPPSSLDPRSSRVVAPSAPVAMPSPPPAPPAVAEDEKLPSPPMKVKLLFPYAVSCVFGSMGRAWGMAMVGLHIVICIVKVISFTTDPEVARFWIPIFRVWVYLGIAAMVLMTCVDIVYYMVKLLFPYAVSCLFSGMGRPWGMAMIGLHIVLCIVKVLSFTIDLEVACFWIPIFRVWVYLGLAAMALMTCVDIGYYLYGLYALKFDPPQQQLAAAAVQLPPPPPEMDMC, translated from the coding sequence ATGTCCGCAGGTGCTCCTCCCTCCTCGCTCGATCCCCGGTCCTCTCGAGTCGTTGCCCCTTCGGCCCCTGTTGCGATGCCGAGCCCACCTCCGGCCCCACCCGCGGTGGCGGAAGATGAGAAGCTGCCCTCGCCGCCGATGAAGGTGAAGCTGCTTTTTCCGTACGCCGTGTCCTGCGTGTTTGGCAGCATGGGCCGCGCCTGGGGCATGGCTATGGTCGGGCTCCACATTGTGATCTGCATCGTCAAGGTCATCTCCTTCACTACAGATCCCGAGGTGGCCCGCTTCTGGATACCGATCTTCCGCGTCTGGGTGTACCTCGGCATCGCCGCCATGGTGCTCATGACGTGCGTGGACATCGTCTACTACATGGTGAAGCTGCTTTTTCCGTACGCTGTGTCCTGCCTGTTCAGCGGCATGGGCCGCCCCTGGGGCATGGCTATGATCGGGCTCCACATTGTGCTCTGCATCGTCAAGGTCCTCTCCTTCACTATAGACCTCGAGGTGGCCTGCTTCTGGATACCGATCTTCCGCGTCTGGGTGTACCTCGGCTTGGCCGCCATGGCGCTCATGACGTGCGTGGACATCGGTTACTACTTGTATGGGTTGTACGCCTTGAAGTTCGATCCGCCACAGCAGCAGCTGGCAGCGGCAGCGGTGCAGCTCCCACCGCCCCCTCCGGAGATGGACATGTGCTAG
- the LOC136483736 gene encoding uncharacterized protein isoform X2, which yields MSADPEVARFWIPIFRVWVYLGIAAMVLMTCVDIVYYMVKLLFPYAVSCLFSGMGRPWGMAMIGLHIVLCIVKVLSFTIDLEVACFWIPIFRVWVYLGLAAMALMTCVDIGYYLYGLYALKFDPPQQQLAAAAVQLPPPPPEMDMC from the exons ATGTCCGCAG ATCCCGAGGTGGCCCGCTTCTGGATACCGATCTTCCGCGTCTGGGTGTACCTCGGCATCGCCGCCATGGTGCTCATGACGTGCGTGGACATCGTCTACTACATGGTGAAGCTGCTTTTTCCGTACGCTGTGTCCTGCCTGTTCAGCGGCATGGGCCGCCCCTGGGGCATGGCTATGATCGGGCTCCACATTGTGCTCTGCATCGTCAAGGTCCTCTCCTTCACTATAGACCTCGAGGTGGCCTGCTTCTGGATACCGATCTTCCGCGTCTGGGTGTACCTCGGCTTGGCCGCCATGGCGCTCATGACGTGCGTGGACATCGGTTACTACTTGTATGGGTTGTACGCCTTGAAGTTCGATCCGCCACAGCAGCAGCTGGCAGCGGCAGCGGTGCAGCTCCCACCGCCCCCTCCGGAGATGGACATGTGCTAG